The following coding sequences lie in one Haematobia irritans isolate KBUSLIRL chromosome 3, ASM5000362v1, whole genome shotgun sequence genomic window:
- the Taf5 gene encoding TATA-box binding protein associated factor 5: MSANGTESPPTSMDDTKKPPADKRDLLVLLKLIKKYNLKQTEELLCQEANIRRDELEEVDDKEITSILTSALGDSAEATSGETKQDQAGSDPELYDAAFGDLRNFVDESLDIYKHELFMVLYPILVQIYFKLVSGGYAKSARAFVEKYGPDLDYYYREDLQNLLLITKKSEMENNDWVTSIESDKFLIRMSRDAHSLFKRHIQDRKQELIADIVLKYINFDTYEGTARSKVQCDATSGSLIGEARRQDNKIRVYYGLLKEVDFQSLTTPAPAAVEEEDDNDPDAPDKPKKKKPKKDPLFSKKSKSDPNAPSMDRIPLPELKDADKLEKLKALREASKRVPLNKDSLPSVCLYTILNSHNSVTCAEISEDSYMMAVGFTDSSVKVWSLTPSKLREMKSAEQLKDIDKDAEDVLVRMMDDRTGESARTFYGHSGPVYRCAFAPEKNMLLSCSEDTTIRLWSLHTWTCIVVFKGHLFPVWDVRFSPHGYYFASCSYDKTARLWATDSNQPLRIFTGHLSDVDCVQFHPNSNYIASGSSDRTVRLWDVLTGQLVRLMTGHKGSIYALAFSTCGRYLASGSSDHNVLVWDLSHGQLVTSLIKHTGSIHTMCFSRDGTILAVGGLDCYLTLWDFSKLSEDYISQNSNASHNPEIDEGDHYLLRAFPTKSTPFTTLHFTRRNLLLAVGTFKA; the protein is encoded by the coding sequence ATGAGCGCAAATGGTACCGAATCACCTCCCACCAGTATGGATGACACTAAAAAACCTCCAGCGGATAAGCGCGATTTATTAGTTTTGTTAAAGTTGATCAAGAAATACAATCTAAAGCAGACGGAGGAGCTTTTATGCCAAGAGGCAAATATTAGGCGTGATGAACTGGAAGAAGTGGATGATAAGGAAATCACCTCTATATTGACTTCAGCCCTGGGAGATAGTGCCGAAGCCACAAGTGGTGAAACTAAGCAAGATCAAGCCGGGAGCGATCCGGAATTGTATGACGCTGCTTTTGGAGATTTGCGCAACTTTGTCGATGAATCGTTGGATATCTACAAACACGAATTATTCATGGTCTTATACCCAATACTTGTACAGATATACTTTAAATTGGTTTCTGGAGGCTATGCGAAGTCGGCTCGAGCATTTGTGGAGAAATACGGTCCTGATTTGGATTACTATTACCGGGAAGACTTGCAAAACTTGTTACTCATAACCAAAAAGAGTGAAATGGAAAATAATGATTGGGTGACATCAATAGAGTCGGATAAGTTTCTTATCAGAATGTCCAGAGATGCCCACTCGCTTTTTAAGAGGCATATACAAGATAGAAAACAAGAGTTGATAGCAGATATAGTTTTGAAGTATATCAATTTTGATACATATGAGGGGACTGCACGCAGTAAAGTTCAATGTGATGCTACGAGTGGTTCCCTAATTGGTGAAGCTCGACGTCAAGACAACAAGATTCGCGTGTACTATGGGTTACTGAAAGAAGTCGATTTTCAATCATTAACGACTCCGGCACCGGCCGCCGTCGAAGAAGAGGATGACAACGATCCTGATGCACCCGACaagccaaaaaagaaaaaacccaAAAAAGATCCGTTGTTTTCAAAGAAATCTAAATCAGATCCAAATGCTCCTTCCATGGATCGAATACCACTACCAGAGCTAAAAGATGCAGATAAATTAGAAAAGTTAAAGGCACTTCGAGAAGCATCGAAGAGAGTTCCTCTCAATAAGGATTCTCTACCCTCTGTTTGTTTGTACACTATTTTAAATTCTCATAACAGCGTTACATGTGCAGAGATATCAGAGGATTCATATATGATGGCAGTCGGTTTTACAGATTCCAGTGTAAAAGTTTGGTCTTTGACGCCGTCTAAGCTAAGAGAAATGAAATCGGCGGAACAATTGAAGGACATCGATAAAGACGCGGAGGATGTTTTGGTGCGCATGATGGATGACCGCACAGGAGAATCAGCACGCACTTTCTATGGACATAGTGGTCCGGTATATCGGTGTGCTTTCGCTCCAGAAAAAAACATGTTGTTGTCATGCTCTGAGGATACCACTATTCGTTTGTGGTCGTTACACACATGGACTTGCATTGTAGTTTTCAAAGGCCATTTGTTTCCTGTATGGGATGTACGCTTTTCTCCCCATGGTTATTACTTTGCATCTTGCTCTTATGACAAAACCGCACGCCTTTGGGCGACAGATTCAAATCAACCCCTTCGGATATTCACAGGGCATCTTTCTGATGTTGATTGTGtgcaattccatccaaattcaaattACATTGCAAGTGGTTCCAGTGACCGCACTGTAAGACTTTGGGATGTTCTAACAGGTCAATTGGTTCGGTTAATGACAGGTCACAAAGGTTCAATATATGCTCTAGCATTCTCCACATGCGGTCGATATTTAGCATCGGGTTCCTCGGATCATAACGTCTTAGTTTGGGACTTGTCACACGGCCAGCTGGTCACTTCACTTATAAAGCACACGGGATCCATACACACAATGTGTTTCAGTAGAGATGGAACAATTCTTGCCGTTGGAGGTTTAGACTGTTATCTCACTTTATGGGACTTCTCCAAATTAAGTGAAGATTATATAAGTCAAAATTCAAATGCTTCACACAATCCAGAAATCGACGAAGGTGACCACTACCTGCTCAGAGCTTTCCCCACAAAATCAACGCCATTTACCACCCTTCATTTTACAAGGAGGAATTTATTACTTGCCGTTGGTACATTCAAAGCGTAA
- the St4 gene encoding sulfotransferase 4 — translation MTYFANSLEFPYEINVVDEDTTNELLQYFQGERTGFVQVGPEKYFFPYKYKMEAEKFHNFKARKDDVWIVTFPRSGTTWTQELVWLVANKFDFDTARRIPLTQRFPFFEFSLFVHPEVKKEFLKENAGHKEYQDFIELISTPGYELLSAIPETKRRFIKTHFPISLLPPSVMAKKCKIIYVARRNPMDVAVSYYYLNRLYRTQGYVGDFERYWNYFEQGLSPWMPYYSHIREAINHMQSYQNDNNFLYLQYEEMTLNLSSAIQKVCDFLEIRIDPINMQNMLDHLNIKNFRSNVSVNGKEMEDVGILNKSKEGFVRYGGIGAKSEFRAVPGLLERATKWIAENEI, via the exons ATGACTTACTTCGCAAATTCATTGGAATTTCCTTATGAAATAAATGTTGTTGATGAGGATACGACCAATGAACTTTTGCAATATTTCCAAG GAGAAAGAACTGGATTTGTTCAAGTTGGACctgaaaaatacttttttccctacaAATACAAAATGGAAGCTGAAAAGTTTCACAACTTTAAAGCAAGAAAAGATGATGTTTGGATTGTAACATTCCCTCGTTCCGGAACAACATGGACGCAGGAGCTCGTTTGGTTAGttgcaaataaatttgattttgatacaGCAAGAAGGATCCCATTAACTCAGCGATTTCCTTTCTTTGA ATTTAGTTTGTTTGTCCATCCCGAAGTGAAGAAAGAATTTCTCAAGGAAAATGCTGGTCATAAAGAATATCaagattttatagaattaatttcAACCCCTGGATATGAACTACTATCGGCAATACCAGAAACAAAACGACGTTTCATTAAAAcccatttccccatatctttatTACCACCTAGTGTAATGGCAAAGAAATGCAAA ATAATTTACGTAGCCCGTCGGAATCCAATGGATGTAGCAGTTTCTTACTATTATCTAAATCGTTTATACCGTACACAGGGATATGTTGGTGATTTTGAGCGTTATTGGAATTACTTCGAACAAGGATTAA GCCCATGGATGCCGTATTATAGCCATATACGCGAAGCTATCAATCATATGCAGAGCTATCAAAATGACAACAATTTCTTGTATCTCCAATATGAAGAAATGACGTTGAACCTTAGCAGTGCTATTCAAAAAGTTTGTGATTTCTTAGAAATTCGGATAGACCCgataaatatgcaaaatatgttGGATCATCTTAATATAAAGAACTTTCGTTCAAATGTGTCAGTAAACGGAAAAGAAATGGAAGACGTTGGTATTTTGAATAAGAGTAAAGAAGGATTTGTACGATATGGTGGAATCGGTGCAAAATCAGAATTTCGGGCTGTACCTGGACTATTAGAAAGAGCTACAAAATGGATAGCAGAAAATGAAATCTAA
- the gkt gene encoding tyrosyl-DNA phosphodiesterase glaikit, protein MSDLKICPYGEKCYRRNPIHFKEFSHPHLDRIYKQGLDATTKEYKIPNELVKNAEIISQQLKLMETLFPKDPSAKRQENPQGRDKELPKYEKKRDTSPKPSTSTGHDINSNLAKKQKITRDIRDYVPVVVQKGMMAKKLESAAPYNFFLTAITDSKPTHTEPLSITFQEILDESLGVIESSVQINFMVDIGWLLGHYYFAGILDTPLLVLYGDDTPELQNISKHKPKVTAVKVKMSTPFSTSHTKMMLLGYKDGSMRVVVSTANLYEDDWHNRTQGLWISPRLTPLPESADTTAGESPTNFRQDLMLYLVEYKCAELQPWIARIRKTDFSAINVFFIGSVPGGHREGPRGHPWGHARVSSILQKHCAPVDDSIPIVCQSSSIGSLGVNVQAWIQNDFINSLRRDCTPLGIRKFPAFKMIYPSYSNVNNSHDGLLGGGCLPYSKNTNDKQPWLKPYLHQWTSKLRYRSQAMPHIKSYTRYNLDDKSIYWFLLTSANLSKAAWGSFNKNANIQACLRIANYEVGVLFLPRFVIGEDTFPLGSPRDGIPPFPLPYDVPLSPYSIDDKPFLMDYLHM, encoded by the exons ATgtcggatttaaaaatatgtccGTATGGTGAAAAGTGTTATCGAAGGAATCCTATTCACTTCAAGGAATTCTCTCATCCTCACT TGGATCGAATATATAAGCAGGGTCTAGATGCTACCACGAAAGAGTATAAAATACCAAATGAGTTAGTGAAGAATGCCGAAATTATTTCTCAGCAATTGAAACTGATGGAAACCCTTTTCCCAAAAGATCCGTCCGCTAAAAGACAGGAGAATCCCCAAGGTCGTGACAAAGAGTTGCCGAAATACGAAAAGAAAAGGGACACCTCTCCAAAGCCGTCAACATCTACCGGTCATGATATCAATTCCAATTTAGctaaaaaacagaaaatcacACGAGACATTAGAGATTATGTTCCGGTTGTGGTACAAAAGGGAATGATGGCAAAAAAGCTGGAATCAGCAGCCccgtacaatttttttctaaccgCAATTACAGACTCAAAACCAACGCATACGGAGCCATTGTCAATAACATTTCAAG AAATACTCGACGAAAGTCTGGGTGTTATTGAATCTTCCGTTCAAATAAACTTTATGGTGGATATTGGTTGGCTTCTTGGTCATTACTATTTTGCGGGAATTCT CGATACACCACTGCTCGTTTTGTATGGAGATGATACACCCGAATTGCAAAATATATCAAAGCATAAACCCAAAGTTACGGCagtaaaagtcaaaatgtcaacGCCATTCTCTACTTCGCACACAAAAATGATGTTACTTGGCTACAAAGATGGTTCCATGCGAGTTGTAGTTTCCACTGCCAATCTTTACGAAGATGATTGGCATAACCGTACACAGGGCCTATGGATTAGTCCCCGCCTCACGCCTTTACCAGAAAGTGCAGACACCACCGCAGGTGAAAGTCCCACCAATTTTCGCCAAGATTTGATGTTATATTTGGTTGAATACAAATGTGCAGAGTTACAGCCATGGATTGCAAGAATTCGTAAGACCGATTTCAGTGCAATAAA TGTGTTCTTCATTGGTTCCGTCCCAGGTGGACATCGGGAAGGCCCCCGCGGCCATCCATGGGGACATGCTCGTGTGAGCAGTATACTGCAAAAACATTGCGCTCCAGTTGATGATTCTATTCCAATTGTATGCCAAAGCTCGAGTATAGGTAGCCTTGGTGTGAATGTTCAGGCCTGGATTCAAAATGATTTCATCAACAGTTTACGGCGCGATTGTACCCCTTTAGGAATTCGCAAATTTCCAGCATTTAAGATGATATATCCCAGCTATTCCAATGTTAATAACAGTCACGACGGCCTGTTAGGAGGCGGATGTTTGCCGTACAGTAAAAATACAAACGACAAACAGCCTTGGCTAAAGCCTTATCTGCATCAATGGACTTCAAAGCTGCGCTATCGTTCGCAAGCAATGCCACACATAAAATCATATACGCGATATAATTTGGATGACAAATCTATATATTGGTTTTTGCTCACATCGGCCAATCTCTCTAAAGCTGCTTGGGGCTCATTTAATAAAAATGCTAACATTCAGGCCTGCCTTCGAATAGCCAACTACGAGGTGGGTGTTCTGTTTCTGCCCAGATTTGTG ATTGGTGAAGACACTTTCCCCCTTGGATCACCAAGAGATGGCATACCACCATTTCCCTTACCATATGATGTTCCACTATCACCTTATAGCATTGATGACAAACCGTTTTTAATGGACTACTTGCACATGTAA